The Thermus hydrothermalis nucleotide sequence GAAACCACCCTTTCCCCCCTGCTTCAAGCCCTGGAAGAGGGCGATACCCTGAAGCTCAAAAGCCTCCTGGAAGAGGCCCACCCCCAGGACCTTCTGGCCCTTTGGGACGAGCTCAAGGGCGAGCACCGCTACGTCCTCCTCACCCTCTTGCCCAAGGACAAGGCGGCGGAGGTCTTCTCCAACCTTCCCCCGGAAACCCAGGCGGAGTACCTCAAGACCCTCCCCCCCTGGCGCACCCGGGAGCTTCTGGAGGAGCTCTCCCTAGACGACCTGGCCGACGCCCTCCAGGCGGTGGAGGAGGAGGACCCCGAGCTTTACCGCAAGCTCGTGGAGGGGCTGGACCCCAAGACCCGGGCCGAGGTGGAGGAGCTCACCCAGTACGAGGAGGACGAGGCGGGCGGCCTCATGACCCCCGAGTACGTGGCGGTGCGGGAGGGGATGACGGTGGAGGAGGTCCTCCGCTTCCTGCGCCGGGCGGCACCCGATGCCGAAACCATCTACTACCTCTACGTGGTGGACGAGTCGGGCCGGCTCAAGGGGGTGCTCTCCCTGCGGGACCTCATCGTGGCTGACCCCAGGACCAGGGTGCGGGAGATCATGAACCCCAAGGTGGTCCACGTGCGCACGGACACCGACCAGGAGGAGGTGGCCCGCCTCATGGCCGACTACGACTTCACCGTCTTGCCCGTGGTGGACGAGGAAGGGCGCCTGGTGGGTATCGTCACGGTGGACGACGTCCTGGACGTGTTGGAAGAGGAGGCCACGGAGGACATCCACAAGCTCGCCGCCGTGGACGTGCCCGACCTCGTCTACAGCCAAGCCTCCCCCATCGCCCTGTGGCTTGCCCGGGTGCGTTGGCTCGTCATCCTCATCCTCACGGGGATGGTGACGAGCTCCATCCTCCAAGGCTTTGAAAGCCTCCTGGAGGCGGTGACCGCCCTGGCCTTTTACGTGCCCGTGCTCCTGGGCACCGGGGGGAATACCGGCAACCAGTCGGCCACCCTCATCATCCGCGCCCTGGCCACCCGGGACCTGGACCTCAAGGACTGGCGGAAGGTGCTCCTCAAGGAGAGCCTGGTGGGAAGCCTTCTGGGCCTCACCCTGGCCGCTTTGCTCCTCGGCAAGGTGGTGCTGGACGGGCACGCCGCCCTGGCCCCGGTGGTGGGCCTCGCCCTCTTTCTCCTGGTGCTTTTCGCCAACCTGGTGGGGGCCATGCTCCCCGTGGTCCTAAGGCGGCTTGGGGTGGACCCCGCCCTGGTTTCCAACCCCTTGGTGGCCACCCTTTCCGACATCTCCGGGCTCCTCATCTACCTCTCCGTGGCCCGGCTCCTCTTGAACCTAGAATGAGGCGGCTTCGCATGGTGGTGGAGTGGTCCAGGGGAAGCCCCCTGCGCTATGCCTTCAAAGAAGGAAAGCTTGTCCCCGTGGGGCAAGACGCCCCGGCCCCGGTGAACTACGGCTTCATCCCGGGCCTCCTCAACCCCGCCGACGGGGAGGAGGTGGACGCCTGCTACCTGGGCCCACCCCTCTCCCCAGGCACCGAGGCGGAAGGGTTCCTCCTAGGCATGGTGGCCCTTTCCGACGGGGACCACAAGCTCGTGCTTGCGCCTGAACCAAGCGCCCTGGACCAAGAAGCGTTAGCGCCCCTCCTCGCCTGGTTTGCGCCCGAGCGCAGGCCCACCCTCCTGGGGGACGAGGAGGCTTGGGCCTGGCTCAGGGGGCTTGGGGAAGGATGAGCATGGCGTCCCCCAAGGAGTAGAAGCGGTACCCCTCGGCCACCGCCAAGCGGTAGGCCTCTAGGGTCCGCTCCCGCCCCAAGAAGGCGGCCACCAGCATGAGCAAGGTGGAGCGGGGCAGGTGGAAGTTGGTGAAGAGGGCGTCTATGGCCCGGAAGGTGTAAGGGGGGCGGATGAAGAGCCGGGTTTCCCCCGCTCCCGGAACCACCCCATCCCCCTCCCGCCAAGCGCTTTCCAAGGCCCGCACCACCGTGGTGCCCACCGCCACCACCCGCCGCCCCTCGGCCCTGGCGCGGTTCACCGCCCGGGCCGTTTCCTCGGGGATTTCAAAGGGCTCGGCGTGCATCTCGTGCTTGGCCACGTCCCCCTTGACGGGGCGGAAGGTGCCGGGGCCCACGTGGAGGGTAAGGAAGCAAAGCTCCACCCCCATGGCCTCCAAGCGGGCCAGAAGCTCGGGAGTGAAGTGAAGCCCAGCGGTGGGGGCGGCCACCGACCCCGGGCGCTTGGCGTACACGGTCTGGTAGCGCTCCAGGGGGATCTGGGCCTTGATGTAGGGGGGCAGGGGCACCTCCCCCACCTCCAAAAGGTGGGCGGCGAGGTCCCCCTGGAACCGGAGAAGCCGCACCCCATCGGGCTCTACCCCCACCACCTCCGCCTCCAAACCCTCCACGGGCCTTAGGTCCTTGGGGGAAAGGAGGCGAAGCCTTGTGCCCACGGGCGCCCTGCGGGCGGGGCCCAAGAGGGCCTCCCAGAGGCCCGGGGCCTTTTCCCGCACCAAGAGGATCTCCACCCGGCCCCCCGTGGGCTTCTGGGAGAGGAGGCGGGCGGGGATCACCTTGCTCTCGTTGAAGACCAGGACGTCCCCGGGCCGCAGGAACTCGGGAAGGTCCCGCACCCGCCGGTGCTCCACGCTAAAAGGGCCTTCCCGGTAGACCACCATCATCCGGGCGGCGTCCCGGGGCTCCGCCCCCGCTTGGGCGATCTGCTCGGGGGGCAGGTGGTAATCGTAGAGGTCAAGCTCGCTCATCCTGCGTTTTTAGGCTCCATGAAGGGGTTGGGGATGTCCGGGAGGTGGACGAAGCGGTCCACGGCGTCAATGAGCTTCTGGGCCGTGGTTTCGCGGAAGGCGATGACCTCCACCCGGATCCCCCGCTCCATGAGGACCTCGAGGATCTCCACGAAGTCCCCGTCCCCGCTCCCCAGCACCACCACGTCCAGATAGGGCATGAGCCGCACCATGTCCGCGGCGATGCCCATGTCCCAGTTCCCCTCGTAGATGGGCTTGCCCCCCTCCCCCACCTCCTTCACCGTGAGGTACATGCGCCGCACCCGGTAGCCGATGGTGGAAAGCTTGTAAATAAAGGGCCAAGCGGAGGTGTCCCCCTCCTTTTCCACCACATAGGCGGTGGCCCGCACCAAGCGCCTTCCCCCCACGGCGAAGCGGAGGAGGCTTTCAAAATTCACGTTCCGCTCGTAGTAGTCCCGGGCAGAGTGGTAGAGGTTTTGCGTGTCCACGAAGACGCCGACCCGCTGCTCGGGGTGGTGGCCAAGGGGCTCCATCGCCTCCATCATACCTAGCCGGCGTTTCTAAGCCCCGCCGCCACCCCGAGGAGGGAAAGGAGAAGCGCCCGCCTAAGGGCATCGTCCTCCCGGCCCCCGGGGGCCCGGTAGCGGGCAAGGAGCTCCACCTGCACGAAGTTGATGGGGTCCACATAGGGGTTCCTGAGGCCGATCTGCCTGTCCAGGGTCTTCTGGTTGTGGAGGAGGGGGGCCTCAAAGATGGCCTCCAGGAGCGCCACGGTTTTGCGGTACTCCTCCGCCAGGTGGTGGTACAAGCCCTGGAGCCCCTCGGGCACCAGCCTGAGGTAAAGCTCGGCGATGCCCAAGTCCGCCTTGGCCAAGGCCATGGCGGCGCTTTCCAAGGTGGTGGCGAAGAAGGGCCACTCCCGGTACATCTCCTGGAGCAGGGAAAGGGGTAAGGCCTCCAAGGCGGAGAGCCCGTACCAACCCGGCAGGAGAAGGCGCACCTGGGTCCAGGCCATGACCCAGGGGATGGCCCGGAGGTCCCGGATGTCCCGCACCCGGCCGTGGCGGTAGACGGGCCGGCTGGCGATGGGGAGTTCGCCGATCTCGCGAATGGGGGTAAAGGCCTCAAAGAAGGGGAAAAACCCCTCCTGGGAGAGGAGGGCCCGGTAGCGCTCCATGCTCCTCTCCCCCGCCTCCCAAAGCGCCTCCCGCCAATGGGCCTTGGGCTCCACCCCGTCCCCCAAGGCGGCCTGGGCGAAGTGGTAAAGGAGTTGCTCCAGGTGCCGCACGGCCAGGTCCGGGTGGGCGTAGCGGTCCGCCAAGGCCTCCCCCTGCTCCGTGAGGCGCAGGCGGTGGCCCACGCTCTTGGGCGGGAGGCCCGCGATGGCCCGCCCCGCCGGCCCCCCGCCCCGGGCGGTGGAGGTGCCCCGCCCGTGGAAGAAGAAGACGGGGATCCCTTCCGCTTCCCCCACGGCGTGGAGGGCCTCCTGGGCCTGGTAGAGGGCCAGGTTGGCCATGAGAAACCCGGCGTCCTTGTTGGAGTCGGAGTAGCCGATCATCACCTCCACCCCGCCCCTCGCCTGGGCGTGGGCCCGGAAGACGGGGTTGGCCAAGAGGCGCCTTAAGACCTCAGGAGCCCGCTCCAGGTCCTCCAGGGTTTCAAAGAGGGGGACCACGTCAAAGGGGAGGGGTTTCCCGGGGCGGTAAAGCCCCACCTCCCGGGCCAGGAGGAAGACGGCGAGGAGGTCGGCGGGGTGGTGGGTCATGGAAACCACGTGGGCCCCCTTGTCCCCCCAGGCCCGAAGGGCCCCCAGGGCCACCCTTAGCGCCTCGCCTTGCGGCGCCTCCCCCACGGGCAGAAGGGGGCGGGCGGTTTGGAGCTCTTGGGTGAGGAGGGCTTCCTTTTCCTCCGGGGAGAGGGCCAGGAAGTCCGGGTGGACCCCGCCCAGGCGGAGAAGCTCTGCGGCGGCCTCCAGGAGCTTGCCCGACTCCTCCCTCAGGTCCAAGGGGGCAAGCTCCAGACCGAAGGCGGAAAGCCGCGCCTCCAAGGGCTGCAAAAAGGCCTGCACCACCTGGGTAAGCCCCACCCCCTCCAGGCCCTTTTCCGCCACCCTTAGGGCCCGGGAAAGCCCTTCGGTGGAAAGGGCCTCCCCTTCCAAGGCCCGGTAAAGGGCGGCGAAGTAGCGGCGGTAAGGCTCCCCGGGAAAGCGCTCCACCCCTTCCCCCCCTTCCCGCACCTCCTTGGGCACGGGAATGCGGGCCTCGGAAAGGGAGAGGTCCCGCACCAAGGCCTCCAACTCCTCCAGGTACCGCCCCTTGGCCACCTCCCGGGCGTAGCGGCTGGCGAAGGCGGTGACCTCGGGGGTGACGAAGGGGTTCCCGTCCCGGTCCCCACCTATCCAGCTACGGAAGCGCACGGGGCTCTTGAGCCGGGGGCGCTTGCCGTAGACCCGTTCTAGGGCAGCCTCGAGGCCCGCCACCACCTTGGGAATGGCCCGCCACAGGGTGGTGGGCAGGTAGTAAAGCCCTCCCTTGATCTCGTCCTCCACGCTGGGTCGCGCCTTGCGCACCTCCTCCGTGGCGTAGAGGAGGACAACCCGGGCCAGAAGGCGCTCCCGGTCCCCTCCTTCCAACTCCTCCTGAAGCCTTTCCAAGTGGTGCCGGAGGGTGCGGCGGCGGGTTTCCGTGGGGTGGGCGGTGAAGGTGAGGAGGAGCTCCAGCCGGTTCAGGTGGGCCTCCGCCTCCTCCAGGGAGAGGCCCCGCTCCTTCAGGGCCTTGGCCAGGGCCAAAAAGCCCTCGGGCCTAGGGTTTTCCAAGGTCTCCCCTTCCGCCCTCAGGCGGTTCACCCGCACCCGGTGGCGTTCCTCCGCCAGGTTCACCAGGTGGAAGTAGTGGGTGAAAGCCCGCACCAAAGCCTCCATCTCCTCCACGGGCATGCGCTCCACCCGCCGGGAAAGGGCCTCGGCCGCAGCCCTGTCCCCTTGGCGCCTGGCCTTGGAAAGGAGGCGCACCTCCTCCACCAAGGCGAAGAAGCGCTCCCCGGAAACCTTCCTTATCGCCTCCCCAAGGAGGCGGCCCAGGAGGTCCACCTCGGCCTTTAGGAGCTCAAAGGGGTCGTTCACGGCTCCTCCCAGACGTAGGGGCTTAGGGAAACGGGCTTGCCGCCTTCCAAGACGAGCTCCGCGGCGTGGAGGCGCGCCTTGCCCTGGGCGGCGCGGAAAGGCTGGGGGCGGCCGGTGAGGAAGCGGGCCAGGAAGGTTTCTATCTCCCCCCCGATGATGGACTGGTAGGTGCCGGTCATCCCCACGTCGGTCTGGTAAAGCGTCCCCTTGGGAAGCCGCATGGCGTCCAGGGTAGGGACGTGGGTGTGGGTGCCGAGGACGGCGGACACCCGGCCATCCAGGTAGTGGGCCAGGGCCATCTTCTCGCTGGTGGCCTCGGCGTGCACCTCCACAAGGACATAGTCCGCCTTCTCCTCCCGCAAAAGGGCGTCCAGGGCGCGGAAGGGGTCGTCCAGGGGGTCCATGAAGACCCGGCCCATGACCTGAACGAAGAGGAGGCTTTCCCCGTTCACCTCAAGCCGCCACCACCCCCGCCCAGGGGTGCCCGGAGGGTAGTTGAGGGCCCGCACCACGGGCTCCCTTTCCAAAAGCTCGTAGACCTCCTTGTGGTCCCAGGCGTGGTTCCCCAAGGAAACGAGGTCTACCCCCGCCTCCCGCAAAAGGCGGTAGGCGCGCTTGTCTAGGCCTTTTCCCTTGGCGGCGTTCTCCCCGTTGGCGATGACCAGGTCGTACCGGTGGCGGATATCGGGCAGGTGGAGGCTCACCGCCCGCAGGCCCGGTTCCGCCATCACGTCCCCGATGAATAAAACCCGCATGGGGGCATTATATGGCCCCCATGCGGTCTTTGAGGTCTAACCTACCTTGATGTAGCCGTGGGTTGGGGGGAGAAGGAAGGCCTTGCCCTCCCGGTGTCAAGGGGTCAGGCGGCGCTTCGCTTCTGCAAGAAGTAGACCACGGCGTAACCGATCCCCGCCAGAATGAGAAGGGGGATGGCGTAGACGAGGAGCGTCCAGATGAGCCCCGAAAGCGCCAACAAGACCTTGCCCAGGAAGGAGAAGACCCACCCCCCCACCCAGAGGGCGAGGAGGACCCCCACCACCACCAAAAGGCCCAAAACCACCCACTCCAGGATGTCCCGCAGGCTCCGTTCCATGCCCTAAGCATACACTGGAAAGGTGGAACGCTACCGGTTGGAAGAGGGCGTGGTGGTGGGCCGCAAAGCCCTGCCCCAAGGGGACCTCCTCCTCCGCTTCGTCACGCCCAAGGGGAGCCTCGAGGCCATCGCCAAGAAGGGCCTCAGGCCCACGGGGCGCTCGGGGCGGCTCTCCCTCTTCCACCACGTGCGCTTCCAGGTCTATGCCAAAAAGGAAGGCCTCCCCACCCTGACCCAGGCGGAGCTTTTGGGAAAGCTTTTTGGCCTGGAAGAACCCCGCCGTTACCTCTACGCCTCTTTTCTAGCCGAGCTCGCCTACCGCTTGGCCTCCCCGGAGGCCGCCCCCAAGGTCTACCCCCTTTTCGTCTCCGGGCTAAGGGGCATCGCCAAGCACGAAAACCCCCTCCTGCCCCTGGTCTGGGCGGGGTGGCGGGTGGTGAAGGCAGGGGGGCTTGCCCCTCACCTCCTGGGCCCCGGGCTCCACCTGAAGGAGGGGCGCCTGGCCGAGGAGGGGGTGTACCTGGGGGAAAAGGGGGTGGAGGCCCTAAGGGCCATCCTCCACCTCCCCGGGGGGGAAGCCCTAACCTACCTGGAAGAAGCCCCCTTGGAGAGGCTTCTCCTGGCGCTCAAGCACCACGCGGAGGAAACCCTCGGCCCCCTGAGGAGCGCGGACCTCCTATAGGGGCTTGATCTCCAGGATGGTGTAGACCTGGGCGCCCTTCTTGCCCCGGATCTCCACCACGTCCCCCACCTTCTTGCCCAAAAGGGCCTGGCCCAGGGGGGATTCGTCGGAGATCTTCCCGCTGAAGATGTCCGCCTCGTGGCTCCCCACGATGGCCAGGGAAAGCCTCTCCCCCGCCTCGGTTTCCAGCTCCACCTGGCAGCCGAGGGCCACCTGGTCGTAGGAGCCATTCTCCACCACCACCGCCCGGGCCAGAAGGTCTTCCAGCTGGGCGATGCGGGCCTCGTTCTGCCACATGGCCCTGCGGGCCTCGTCGTACCCGGCGTTCTCCCTAAGGTCGCCCTCCTCGAGGGCCTGCTCAAAGTCGGCGGAAATCTCCTGCCGCTTGGTGGTCTTCAGGTGGTGTAGCTCCTCCTGAAGGCGCCTAAAACCTTCGGGAGTGAGGTAAACCGGCTTCTTCATGCGCATCCCTCCGGGTAAAAAGGGGCACCAGCCCAAGGCCTTGGGCTGGCGGTACCGCTATTTAGTATAGCAGGCGGGAAGAAACGCCTCCACCAGGGGGAGAAGGGCCTCCTCGGGCTTCCCTGCGGGCAAAAGGCCCACCCCGCTTCCCGCAAGGAGAAGGGTGCCCAAAAGCTCCCCTGGCCGAAGGTAGGCCCGCACCACCCGAAAGCCTAGCTCCCTCGCCTTCTCGGCCACCTTCTCCCGGGTGATGCCCTCGAGACCCCCTTCCAGCACGTAAAGCGTGCCCTCGCGGAAGAGGAGGGGGCTCGTGCGGCTTCCGTCCACCACGTGCCCCCAGGCGTCCAAGAGGAGGCCTTCCAAGGCCCCCTGCGCCGCCGCCCAGGCCTGGGCCAGGCGGTAGGGGAGGTAGTTCCCCGTCTTGTAGCGGGCGAGGTCGGGGTGGACGCGGTAGGGGGTGAGGACCACCTTCACCCCTTCCCGGTAGAGGCTTGGGGGCAGAGGGGCAAAGGGCCGGGCCTCGGCCAGCCGCACCCCCTCCCCCAGGGTCAGGCGCACCCGGAGGCAGGGCGTTTGGGGAAACGCCGCAAGGAGCTCCTCAAGATCCTGGAGGAAGGCCTCGTCGCCCGGGTAGGGGAGCCCCAAGGCCGAGGCGTGGCGGCGGAGGCGGGAGAGGTGCGCCTCCAGCCACAGGGGCACACCCCCCTCCACCCGCAGGGTGGTGAAGACGCTCGCCCCGTGGTAGAAGAAGGCCTCGGGCAAGGGGCCGGTGAAGGGTTCGCCGTTTAAAAGCCTCATCCCACCTCCAAGAAACGCGCCAAAAGCTCCATCCCCCAAGGGGAGAGGATGCTCTCCGGATGGAACTGGACGCCAAAGGCCCTCCTCCCGTCCCAAAGGGCCATGGGCACGCCGTCTTCCGTCCAGGCGAGGAGGCGGAGGCGGGGGGGAAGGCGCCTGAGGGCCAAGGAGTGGTAGCGGGCGAAGGGCAAGGGGTTGGGGAAGCCCTGAAAGAGGGCTTCCCCAGTATGGAAAACGGCGTGGGCCTCCCCGTGCACCGGGGCCTCCCGGTAAAGCTCCGCCCCCAGGACCACCCCCAGGGCCTGGTGGCCGAGGCAGACCCCGAGGAAGGGAATACCCTCCGCCAAAGCCCTTTCCGTCCACGCCAGGACCTGGCCCGCCGTATAGGGGTCCTTGGGCCCCGGGCCCACCACCAGGTGGGTGAAGCCCGAAAGGCAGGGGGCCTCCTCCTGGTCCACCACGTGGACCTCCGCCCCCAGGGCCGAGAGGTAGTCCACCAGGTTGTAGCTAAAGGAATCCCGGTTTTCCAAAAAGAGCACCCGGGCCCGAAGCCGCCGGGGAGGAGGGGGAGGGCTCCAGGCGGCCTGGGGCTTAGGGGGCCTAGGGGCTTTCCCCGGCTTCCCCCGCTCCAGGGCCAGGAGGAGGCTTTGCGCCTTGTGGAGGGTTTCCTCGTACTCCCTTTCGGGGTCCGAGGCGATGACGATGCCCGCCCCGGCGGAAAAGAGGACCTCTTCCCCCACCCTTTGGAAGGAGCGGATGAGGATGTTGAAGTCCGCCCCCCGGCCCGAAACGTAGCCCAGGCTTCCCGTGTAGGCCCCCCGGGGCACGGGCTCCAGGTCCCGGATGGCCTCCATCACCGTGCCCTTGGGGGCCCCGGTGATGGTGCCCCCGGGGAAGAGGCTTCGGAAGACCTCCCCCAAGGGGGCGCGGGTGTACCCCTCCACCTCGGAAACCAGGTGCATCACGTGGGCGTAGCGCTCCACGGTGAAAAGCTCCCGCACCCTCACCGTCCCCGGCAGGGCCACCCGGGCCAGGTCGTTGCGCAGGAGGTCCACCAGCATGGCGTGCTCGGCCCGCTCCTTGGGCGAGGCCAAAAGCTCCGCCTCCAAGGCCAGGTCCTCCGCTTCCGTCCTTCCCCTAGGCCGCGTGCCGGCGATGGGCCGGGCGAGGAGGCGGCCTCCCACCTTCTGGAATAGCCGTTCCGGGCTCCCCGAGACCACGGCCCACCCTTCCCCCTCCAGAAGGCCCATGAAAGGGGAAGGGTTCAGGGCCCGGAGTCGGGCGTAGAGGAGGAGGGGGTCCACGGGGCCCAAGAGGCGGAAGCGGTGGGAAAGGTTCACCTGGTAGACCACCCCGGCCCGGATCCTTTCCTGCACCTCCGCCACCCCCTTAAGGAAAGCCGCCTTGGGGAAGTCCGAGACCAGGGGGTGGTGGGGCAAGGGCGGCGGGGTGTAAGGAGAGGGGCGTAAGGGGAAAGAGGGGCGCTCCACAAGCCGCCCCTCCAAAAGGGCGTACCCCTCGGGGTAGTAGAAGAAGGCCGCCTCGGGGAGGCCAGGCAAGGGGTCGTGGGCGGGCAGGCCCAGGTGGCGGGCGAACTCGTAGGCGAAAAAGCCCACCCAAGCGGGGAAAAACCCCTTCCCCAAACCCC carries:
- the mgtE gene encoding magnesium transporter, which codes for METTLSPLLQALEEGDTLKLKSLLEEAHPQDLLALWDELKGEHRYVLLTLLPKDKAAEVFSNLPPETQAEYLKTLPPWRTRELLEELSLDDLADALQAVEEEDPELYRKLVEGLDPKTRAEVEELTQYEEDEAGGLMTPEYVAVREGMTVEEVLRFLRRAAPDAETIYYLYVVDESGRLKGVLSLRDLIVADPRTRVREIMNPKVVHVRTDTDQEEVARLMADYDFTVLPVVDEEGRLVGIVTVDDVLDVLEEEATEDIHKLAAVDVPDLVYSQASPIALWLARVRWLVILILTGMVTSSILQGFESLLEAVTALAFYVPVLLGTGGNTGNQSATLIIRALATRDLDLKDWRKVLLKESLVGSLLGLTLAALLLGKVVLDGHAALAPVVGLALFLLVLFANLVGAMLPVVLRRLGVDPALVSNPLVATLSDISGLLIYLSVARLLLNLE
- a CDS encoding inorganic diphosphatase — its product is MRRLRMVVEWSRGSPLRYAFKEGKLVPVGQDAPAPVNYGFIPGLLNPADGEEVDACYLGPPLSPGTEAEGFLLGMVALSDGDHKLVLAPEPSALDQEALAPLLAWFAPERRPTLLGDEEAWAWLRGLGEG
- the queA gene encoding tRNA preQ1(34) S-adenosylmethionine ribosyltransferase-isomerase QueA — encoded protein: MSELDLYDYHLPPEQIAQAGAEPRDAARMMVVYREGPFSVEHRRVRDLPEFLRPGDVLVFNESKVIPARLLSQKPTGGRVEILLVREKAPGLWEALLGPARRAPVGTRLRLLSPKDLRPVEGLEAEVVGVEPDGVRLLRFQGDLAAHLLEVGEVPLPPYIKAQIPLERYQTVYAKRPGSVAAPTAGLHFTPELLARLEAMGVELCFLTLHVGPGTFRPVKGDVAKHEMHAEPFEIPEETARAVNRARAEGRRVVAVGTTVVRALESAWREGDGVVPGAGETRLFIRPPYTFRAIDALFTNFHLPRSTLLMLVAAFLGRERTLEAYRLAVAEGYRFYSLGDAMLILPQAP
- a CDS encoding NYN domain-containing protein, whose protein sequence is MEPLGHHPEQRVGVFVDTQNLYHSARDYYERNVNFESLLRFAVGGRRLVRATAYVVEKEGDTSAWPFIYKLSTIGYRVRRMYLTVKEVGEGGKPIYEGNWDMGIAADMVRLMPYLDVVVLGSGDGDFVEILEVLMERGIRVEVIAFRETTAQKLIDAVDRFVHLPDIPNPFMEPKNAG
- a CDS encoding phosphoenolpyruvate carboxylase translates to MNDPFELLKAEVDLLGRLLGEAIRKVSGERFFALVEEVRLLSKARRQGDRAAAEALSRRVERMPVEEMEALVRAFTHYFHLVNLAEERHRVRVNRLRAEGETLENPRPEGFLALAKALKERGLSLEEAEAHLNRLELLLTFTAHPTETRRRTLRHHLERLQEELEGGDRERLLARVVLLYATEEVRKARPSVEDEIKGGLYYLPTTLWRAIPKVVAGLEAALERVYGKRPRLKSPVRFRSWIGGDRDGNPFVTPEVTAFASRYAREVAKGRYLEELEALVRDLSLSEARIPVPKEVREGGEGVERFPGEPYRRYFAALYRALEGEALSTEGLSRALRVAEKGLEGVGLTQVVQAFLQPLEARLSAFGLELAPLDLREESGKLLEAAAELLRLGGVHPDFLALSPEEKEALLTQELQTARPLLPVGEAPQGEALRVALGALRAWGDKGAHVVSMTHHPADLLAVFLLAREVGLYRPGKPLPFDVVPLFETLEDLERAPEVLRRLLANPVFRAHAQARGGVEVMIGYSDSNKDAGFLMANLALYQAQEALHAVGEAEGIPVFFFHGRGTSTARGGGPAGRAIAGLPPKSVGHRLRLTEQGEALADRYAHPDLAVRHLEQLLYHFAQAALGDGVEPKAHWREALWEAGERSMERYRALLSQEGFFPFFEAFTPIREIGELPIASRPVYRHGRVRDIRDLRAIPWVMAWTQVRLLLPGWYGLSALEALPLSLLQEMYREWPFFATTLESAAMALAKADLGIAELYLRLVPEGLQGLYHHLAEEYRKTVALLEAIFEAPLLHNQKTLDRQIGLRNPYVDPINFVQVELLARYRAPGGREDDALRRALLLSLLGVAAGLRNAG
- a CDS encoding TIGR00282 family metallophosphoesterase, yielding MRVLFIGDVMAEPGLRAVSLHLPDIRHRYDLVIANGENAAKGKGLDKRAYRLLREAGVDLVSLGNHAWDHKEVYELLEREPVVRALNYPPGTPGRGWWRLEVNGESLLFVQVMGRVFMDPLDDPFRALDALLREEKADYVLVEVHAEATSEKMALAHYLDGRVSAVLGTHTHVPTLDAMRLPKGTLYQTDVGMTGTYQSIIGGEIETFLARFLTGRPQPFRAAQGKARLHAAELVLEGGKPVSLSPYVWEEP
- the recO gene encoding DNA repair protein RecO, with protein sequence MERYRLEEGVVVGRKALPQGDLLLRFVTPKGSLEAIAKKGLRPTGRSGRLSLFHHVRFQVYAKKEGLPTLTQAELLGKLFGLEEPRRYLYASFLAELAYRLASPEAAPKVYPLFVSGLRGIAKHENPLLPLVWAGWRVVKAGGLAPHLLGPGLHLKEGRLAEEGVYLGEKGVEALRAILHLPGGEALTYLEEAPLERLLLALKHHAEETLGPLRSADLL
- the greA gene encoding transcription elongation factor GreA, yielding MKKPVYLTPEGFRRLQEELHHLKTTKRQEISADFEQALEEGDLRENAGYDEARRAMWQNEARIAQLEDLLARAVVVENGSYDQVALGCQVELETEAGERLSLAIVGSHEADIFSGKISDESPLGQALLGKKVGDVVEIRGKKGAQVYTILEIKPL
- a CDS encoding aminotransferase class IV; the protein is MRLLNGEPFTGPLPEAFFYHGASVFTTLRVEGGVPLWLEAHLSRLRRHASALGLPYPGDEAFLQDLEELLAAFPQTPCLRVRLTLGEGVRLAEARPFAPLPPSLYREGVKVVLTPYRVHPDLARYKTGNYLPYRLAQAWAAAQGALEGLLLDAWGHVVDGSRTSPLLFREGTLYVLEGGLEGITREKVAEKARELGFRVVRAYLRPGELLGTLLLAGSGVGLLPAGKPEEALLPLVEAFLPACYTK
- a CDS encoding chorismate-binding protein, with the protein product MLALYQAAREEGLRPALLESLGFRTPFARLSLLGVRPRHRLEVLEGRLYLDGKRVGEALDLFGYLERGLGKGFFPAWVGFFAYEFARHLGLPAHDPLPGLPEAAFFYYPEGYALLEGRLVERPSFPLRPSPYTPPPLPHHPLVSDFPKAAFLKGVAEVQERIRAGVVYQVNLSHRFRLLGPVDPLLLYARLRALNPSPFMGLLEGEGWAVVSGSPERLFQKVGGRLLARPIAGTRPRGRTEAEDLALEAELLASPKERAEHAMLVDLLRNDLARVALPGTVRVRELFTVERYAHVMHLVSEVEGYTRAPLGEVFRSLFPGGTITGAPKGTVMEAIRDLEPVPRGAYTGSLGYVSGRGADFNILIRSFQRVGEEVLFSAGAGIVIASDPEREYEETLHKAQSLLLALERGKPGKAPRPPKPQAAWSPPPPPRRLRARVLFLENRDSFSYNLVDYLSALGAEVHVVDQEEAPCLSGFTHLVVGPGPKDPYTAGQVLAWTERALAEGIPFLGVCLGHQALGVVLGAELYREAPVHGEAHAVFHTGEALFQGFPNPLPFARYHSLALRRLPPRLRLLAWTEDGVPMALWDGRRAFGVQFHPESILSPWGMELLARFLEVG